A region of Sugiyamaella lignohabitans strain CBS 10342 chromosome A, complete sequence DNA encodes the following proteins:
- the ARC1 gene encoding Arc1p (Protein that binds tRNA and methionyl- and glutamyl-tRNA synthetases; involved in tRNA delivery, stimulating catalysis, and ensuring localization; also binds quadruplex nucleic acids; protein abundance increases in response to DNA replication stress; methionyl-tRNA synthetase is Mes1p; glutamyl-tRNA synthetase is Gus1p; GO_component: GO:0005737 - cytoplasm [Evidence IDA] [PMID 11726524]; GO_component: GO:0005737 - cytoplasm [Evidence IDA] [PMID 15710377]; GO_component: GO:0017102 - methionyl glutamyl tRNA synthetase complex [Evidence IMP,IPI] [PMID 9659920]; GO_function: GO:0003677 - DNA binding [Evidence IEA]; GO_function: GO:0003723 - RNA binding [Evidence IEA]; GO_function: GO:0008047 - enzyme activator activity [Evidence IDA] [PMID 11069915]; GO_function: GO:0080025 - phosphatidylinositol-3,5-bisphosphate binding [Evidence IDA] [PMID 16343487]; GO_function: GO:0032266 - phosphatidylinositol-3-phosphate binding [Evidence IDA] [PMID 16343487]; GO_function: GO:0000049 - tRNA binding [Evidence IEA,IEA]; GO_function: GO:0000049 - tRNA binding [Evidence IMP,IPI] [PMID 11726524]; GO_process: GO:0051351 - positive regulation of ligase activity [Evidence IDA] [PMID 11069915]; GO_process: GO:0006418 - tRNA aminoacylation for protein translation [Evidence IMP] [PMID 9659920]): MSSVESLTKAFEQSLSLKDKPETLVAPLATLESGVDCDEKKENSCEAGATRVWGGAPAAGGTSTPTSRTNRDQANAALVKLAPADLTEIQSAELNQWLTVSGRFPEGIEQLNETLKTRTYILETHEATVADAVVLSRIAGTVKSWSNDEVKLNRHIVRWLDLVQNVIGIKDEDKVTVNKDLEAPREIKVKPKKDDKAGDKAGDKASKKDKKAKKGAEGAVPAAEGAAAAASAAGATTAGAVASAEGEAKGDAAGAGDDKKKQGVKKEKKKKPQPVKEELVISPGLIDLRVGYIEKAIKHPDADSLYVSTIQMGDADGPRTVCSGLVKYFPLEAMQGRYVVVVANLKPVNMRGIKSSAMVLCASNDDTVEFVNPPEGSKPGDKIFFETYDLTPEPVLNPKKKIWETVQPGFSTNAALEVTYRKDESEPERKLVNKAGLLCKVNSLVSAVVR; the protein is encoded by the exons ATGTCATCCGTCGAATCTCTGACCAAAGCCTTTGAACAGTCGCTGTCGCTGAAAGACAAGCCCGAG accctggttgctcctctcgctacgctcgagtcgggcgtcgactGTGACGAGAAAAAggaaaactcctgcgaagcaggagcaaccagggtctggggcggagccccagccgccggaggcacatccacCCCCACCTCCAGAACTAACCGTGACCAGGCCAATGCCGCTCTTGTGAAGCTGGCACCCGCTGATTTGACCGAGATTCAGTCTGCTGAGCTTAATCAGTGGTTGACTGTTTCGGGCAGATTTCCTGAGGGAATTGAACAGTTGAACGAGACTTTGAAGACTAGAACTTATATTTTGGAGACTCATGAGGCCACAGTGGCAGATGCGGTTGTTTTGTCGCGAATCGCCGGCACCGTTAAGTCGTGGTCGAATGATGAGGTCAAGCTGAATAGACACATTGTCCGTTGGTTGGATCTGGTTCAGAATGTCATTGGTATCAAGGATGAAGATAAGGTCACTGTCAACAAGGATCTTGAAGCTCCTCGTGAAATCAAGGTCAAACCCAAGAAGGACGACAAGGCCGGTGACAAGGCTGGTGACAAGGCTTCTAAGAAGGATAAGAAGGCCAAGAAGGGCGCTGAAGGTgctgttcctgctgctgaaggtgctgctgctgctgcctctgccgctggtgctaccactgctggtgccgTTGCTAGTGCTGAAGGTGAAGCCAAGGgcgatgctgctggcgcTGGCGACGataagaagaagcagggtgtgaagaaggagaagaagaagaagccccagcccgtCAAGGAAGAGCTTGTGATTTCTCCTGGACTCATTGACCTTCGTGTCGGATACATTGAGAAGGCTATTAAGCACCCCGACGCTGATTCTCTCTACGTTTCGACCATTCAAATGGGCGATGCCGACGGTCCTCGTACCGTGTGCAGTGGTCTTGTCAAGTATTTCCCCTTGGAAGCCATGCAAGGAAGATATGTGGTAGTTGTGGCCAATCTCAAGCCTGTTAACATGAGAGGAATCAAGTCGTCGGCCATGGTTTTGTGTGCATCCAACGACGATACCGTCGAGTTTGTCAACCCACCCGAGGGATCCAAACCCGGCGACAAAATCTTCTTCGAGACCTATGACTTGACTCCCGAACCCGTTCTTAACCCTAAAAAGAAGATCTGGGAGACCGTTCAGCCGGGTTTCTCCACCAATGCCGCACTGGAAGTGACCTACCGCAAGGACGAGTCCGAGCCCGAACGCAAGCTCGTCAACAAAGCCGGCCTCCTTTGCAAAGTCAACAGCCTCGTGTCTGCTGTTGTTAGATAA
- the YPR1 gene encoding trifunctional aldehyde reductase/carbonyl reductase (NADPH)/glucose 1-dehydrogenase (NADP(+)) YPR1 (NADPH-dependent aldo-keto reductase; reduces multiple substrates including 2-methylbutyraldehyde and D,L-glyceraldehyde, expression is induced by osmotic and oxidative stress; functionally redundant with other aldo-keto reductases; protein abundance increases in response to DNA replication stress; YPR1 has a paralog, GCY1, that arose from the whole genome duplication; GO_component: GO:0005737 - cytoplasm [Evidence IEA,IEA]; GO_component: GO:0005737 - cytoplasm [Evidence IDA] [PMID 14562095]; GO_component: GO:0005634 - nucleus [Evidence IDA] [PMID 14562095]; GO_function: GO:0004032 - alditol:NADP+ 1-oxidoreductase activity [Evidence IDA,ISS] [PMID 11306085]; GO_function: GO:0004090 - carbonyl reductase (NADPH) activity [Evidence IDA] [PMID 19016485]; GO_function: GO:0016491 - oxidoreductase activity [Evidence IEA,IEA]; GO_process: GO:0042843 - D-xylose catabolic process [Evidence IDA] [PMID 12271459]; GO_process: GO:0019568 - arabinose catabolic process [Evidence IDA,IMP] [PMID 12271459]; GO_process: GO:0034599 - cellular response to oxidative stress [Evidence IGI] [PMID 17919749]; GO_process: GO:0055114 - oxidation-reduction process [Evidence IEA,IEA]), with amino-acid sequence MTVNETVKLSSGYEMPVIGFGTGGLKGPEGQEQILKAIETGYRSFDTAEAYRNEEDVGIAIKKSNVPRKDIFIISKMWPTSMKPESVRKVVNSSLEKLGVDYIDLYLIHWPISFTDGPEQGKVILDDPQVPTIDTWRELEKFVEQGKLRSIGVSNFTIPKLTKLLKEAKIKPAVNQVEGHPNFQQPELLKYCQTQDISLMCYTPLGRNNHGAPRLTEHPVIQELSKSLNIEPATLLINWAVQRGTVVIPKTSNPARLQANLQRVTLPDSAMEEINRLETGKRNINPLYWGVDVFQD; translated from the coding sequence ATGACTGTCAATGAAACCGTGAAATTGAGCTCTGGATATGAAATGCCAGTTATTGGCTTTGGCACCGGAGGTCTTAAAGGACCCGAGGGTCAAGAACAAATTCTCAAGGCAATTGAGACAGGATATCGCAGTTTCGACACTGCTGAAGCCTATAGAAACGAGGAAGATGTTGGCATTGCCATTAAGAAGAGCAATGTCCCCAGAaaagatatatttattatttccaagaTGTGGCCCACTTCAATGAAACCCGAATCAGTGCGAAAAGTCGTCAACAGCAGTCTTGAGAAACTCGGGGTTGACTACATTGATCTGTACCTAATTCACTGGCCCATCAGTTTCACAGACGGACCCGAACAAGGCAAAGTGATTCTCGACGACCCCCAAGTGCCAACTATCGATACCTGGCGAGAACTCGAGAAGTTTGTCGAACAGGGCAAACTACGATCTATCGGTGTATCCAACTTCACCATTCCCAAACTGACCAAACTGCTTAAAGAGGCTAAAATCAAGCCCGCCGTCAACCAAGTCGAAGGCCATCCCAACTTCCAGCAACCCGAGCTGTTGAAATACTGTCAAACCCAAGACATTTCCCTCATGTGCTATACCCCCCTCGGCAGAAACAATCACGGCGCACCCCGTCTCACCGAGCACCCTGTGATCCAAGAACTGTCCAAGAGTCTCAACATCGAGCCCGCTACACTCCTCATCAACTGGGCCGTTCAAAGAGGAACTGTCGTCATCCCCAAAACGTCCAACCCAGCCCGACTCCAAGCCAACCTCCAACGAGTCACTCTCCCCGACTCAGCCATGGAAGAAATCAACCGCCTCGAGACCGGCAAACGGAACATCAACCCACTCTACTGGGGAGTCGACGTGTTCCAAGACTAA
- the IAH1 gene encoding Iah1p (Isoamyl acetate-hydrolyzing esterase; required in balance with alcohol acetyltransferase to maintain optimal amounts of isoamyl acetate, which is particularly important in sake brewing; GO_component: GO:0005575 - cellular_component [Evidence ND]; GO_function: GO:0016787 - hydrolase activity [Evidence IEA,IEA]; GO_function: GO:0016788 - hydrolase activity, acting on ester bonds [Evidence IEA]; GO_function: GO:0016788 - hydrolase activity, acting on ester bonds [Evidence IDA] [PMID 10855721]; GO_process: GO:0006083 - acetate metabolic process [Evidence IDA] [PMID 10855721]; GO_process: GO:0016042 - lipid catabolic process [Evidence IEA]; GO_process: GO:0006629 - lipid metabolic process [Evidence IEA,IEA]), with protein sequence MVSVWVRRADCPSRIIMYISNGIDSDYSCKLDVIVRGFGGYNTRVTKHFISHILKNEAVNSKIELMTVFFGTNDACTNADALVSIDDYQENLRYITGQIKSIGTKPIIIGPTLHGGTDPSRSSTRNLQYSEAAKKVSQELEVPFVDLWHAFASTLGYKEGDIHPGEKGGANCDELFVDGIHFSSQGYKILYNELLKTIETHYPKLHFDNIPSHFPLWETVKKDIPGFIDHGIPN encoded by the coding sequence ATGGTAAGTGTTTGGGTTCGACGAGCTGATTGTCCGTCCCGCATAATCATGTATATTTCTAACGGTATTGATTCAGATTACAGCTGTAAACTGGACGTGATAGTTCGTGGTTTTGGCGGTTACAACACCCGTGTTACTAAACATTTCATCTCGCATATCCTGAAAAATGAAGCTGTTAACAGCAAAATCGAGCTCATGACGGTATTCTTCGGCACCAATGATGCCTGTACTAATGCTGATGCGTTAGTGTCAATTGACGACTATCAAGAGAATCTAAGATATATTACTggacaaatcaaatcaattgGAACCAAACCAATTATCATTGGACCAACACTTCACGGCGGAACGGATCCAAGTAGAAGTTCGACGAGAAATTTACAGTACTCCGAGGCCGCCAAGAAAGTGAGTCAGGAGCTCGAGGTGCCATTTGTAGATCTCTGGCATGCATTCGCCAGCACCCTCGGGTATAAAGAAGGAGATATTCACCCTGGCGAGAAAGGCGGTGCCAATTGCGATGAGCTTTTCGTCGACGGCATTCATTTCAGCTCCCAAGGATACAAAATCCTCTACAACGAACTCCTCAAGACCATTGAGACCCACTACCCCAAATTGCACTTCGACAACATCCCCTCGCATTTCCCCCTTTGGGAAACCGTCAAAAAGGACATCCCCGGCTTCATTGACCACGGCATCCCTAACTAG